A genomic segment from Candidatus Brocadia sinica JPN1 encodes:
- the treZ gene encoding malto-oligosyltrehalose trehalohydrolase — protein sequence MKIGTNYIRNGQYEFAVWAPSPGTVSLKIVSPYKKVIPMCRVHREYWKTTIDDLAQNISYYYRLDDVKDRPDPASHYQPEGVHGPSHVVNHSFNWEDDHWKDISLADMVIYELHVGTFTQNGTFDEIIPRLDELKNLGINALEIMPVAQFPGERNWGYDGVHPYAVQNSYGGPTGFKRFINECHKKGIAIILDVVYNHLGPEGNYLRDFGPYFTDKYKTPWGDAINFDDTHSHEVRNFFIENAIHWFRHYHVDALRLDAIHAIFDMGEKHFLSELSERVEEFSQKQGRKYHLIAESDLNDSRIVIPREFLGYGIDGIWCDDFHHSLHTLLTGENRGYYLDFGKVAHMAKSMKEGFVYSGEYSEFRKKNHGNSSKDVPAKQMVVFSQNHDQIGNRMLGERLSVLVSFEALKLASGIVLLSPYIPLLFMGEEYGENAPFLYFVSHSDCALIEMVREGRKKEFGEFKWQGEPPDPQDAETFLKSKINWNKRMGGNHKVLLNFYKNLITLRKTNPALSYPDKKSSIVDSLEREKIISMRRWNVSHEVFFIFNFNCSEVKIVPSIIEGKWNKILDSSEKIWNGPGSFLPDELNSGEEIIIRGQSFVLYNRKKLCAV from the coding sequence ATGAAAATTGGAACAAATTATATCAGGAATGGGCAATATGAATTTGCTGTCTGGGCTCCTTCTCCGGGTACCGTATCGTTAAAAATAGTCTCTCCTTATAAGAAGGTTATTCCCATGTGCAGAGTCCATCGGGAATACTGGAAAACAACCATTGACGATTTAGCTCAAAATATCTCTTACTATTATCGGCTCGATGACGTGAAAGACAGGCCCGATCCTGCATCCCATTATCAGCCTGAAGGCGTACACGGTCCCTCTCACGTAGTTAATCATTCTTTTAACTGGGAAGACGATCATTGGAAGGACATCAGTCTCGCCGACATGGTCATATATGAGCTTCACGTTGGAACCTTCACACAAAATGGCACCTTTGATGAAATTATCCCCCGACTTGATGAATTGAAAAATCTTGGGATAAACGCTTTGGAAATAATGCCGGTTGCCCAATTTCCTGGCGAAAGAAACTGGGGCTACGATGGGGTTCATCCCTATGCAGTTCAAAATTCTTACGGAGGTCCAACAGGCTTTAAACGTTTCATAAATGAATGTCATAAAAAAGGCATCGCGATTATCCTTGATGTAGTTTACAATCACCTCGGGCCGGAAGGCAATTATCTTAGGGACTTTGGACCTTACTTTACGGATAAATATAAAACGCCGTGGGGTGATGCAATAAACTTTGATGATACACATTCTCATGAGGTAAGAAACTTTTTTATTGAAAATGCCATTCACTGGTTCAGACATTATCACGTGGATGCCCTCCGCCTTGATGCTATTCATGCCATATTCGACATGGGGGAGAAACACTTTCTCTCTGAGCTTTCAGAACGGGTTGAAGAATTTTCTCAAAAACAGGGGAGAAAATACCACCTCATTGCTGAAAGTGATTTAAATGATTCCCGTATTGTCATACCAAGAGAATTCCTGGGATATGGTATTGATGGAATATGGTGCGATGACTTTCATCACTCGCTTCATACCCTTCTTACTGGTGAAAATCGTGGATATTATCTTGATTTCGGCAAGGTTGCGCACATGGCAAAGTCCATGAAAGAGGGTTTTGTCTATTCAGGGGAGTATTCCGAGTTTAGAAAGAAAAATCATGGCAATTCTTCAAAAGATGTGCCTGCAAAACAAATGGTGGTTTTTTCACAAAACCACGATCAGATTGGCAACAGAATGCTTGGTGAAAGGCTCAGTGTTCTTGTATCGTTTGAGGCTCTTAAGCTTGCCTCCGGAATAGTCCTTCTCTCCCCCTATATTCCCCTCCTTTTTATGGGAGAAGAGTACGGTGAGAACGCCCCATTCCTTTACTTTGTAAGTCATTCTGATTGTGCCCTTATAGAGATGGTACGAGAGGGAAGGAAGAAAGAGTTCGGCGAGTTCAAATGGCAGGGTGAACCGCCAGACCCACAGGATGCAGAAACATTCCTGAAATCAAAGATAAACTGGAATAAAAGAATGGGAGGCAACCACAAAGTTTTATTGAACTTTTATAAGAATTTGATAACGTTAAGGAAAACAAACCCTGCCCTTTCATATCCCGACAAAAAGAGTTCCATTGTGGATAGTCTCGAAAGAGAAAAGATCATAAGTATGAGAAGATGGAATGTCTCTCATGAAGTATTTTTTATTTTCAATTTCAACTGTTCTGAGGTGAAGATCGTCCCTTCGATCATTGAAGGCAAATGGAATAAAATACTGGATTCCTCAGAAAAAATATGGAATGGCCCAGGTTCATTTCTCCCGGATGAACTAAATTCTGGGGAAGAAATTATCATAAGGGGACAGAGTTTTGTTCTGTATAATAGAAAAAAACTTTGCGCGGTGTAG
- a CDS encoding EamA family transporter gives MESFLFALLAAFIAGFAPFLEKIGLSSVEPTAAYLIRCSAVIVGAIIVISFTPSLVSMEKMETKSIFFLFLSGILTGFVGQLVFYKALKLGEISRIIPITSCYPLFTFILGWVFLGEAITLCKVLGMLLIVAGILLLRF, from the coding sequence ATGGAATCATTTTTGTTTGCCTTGCTTGCTGCTTTTATTGCTGGATTTGCTCCCTTTTTAGAAAAGATAGGACTCTCATCAGTTGAACCAACAGCCGCATACCTGATCCGTTGTTCAGCGGTCATCGTAGGGGCAATAATCGTTATCTCTTTTACTCCGAGTTTAGTATCTATGGAGAAAATGGAGACAAAGTCTATCTTCTTTCTGTTCCTTTCGGGCATTTTAACAGGATTTGTTGGGCAATTGGTATTTTACAAAGCACTTAAGCTGGGTGAGATATCAAGGATTATTCCTATCACAAGTTGCTATCCTTTATTTACATTCATTTTGGGCTGGGTTTTCCTGGGTGAGGCTATTACGCTATGCAAGGTTTTAGGTATGCTACTTATTGTAGCAGGAATTTTGCTCCTGAGATTTTAG
- a CDS encoding carbohydrate ABC transporter permease: MNSQRTKLPYLFLLPGAMLLIAFHFVPFINTLTLSFKNSKLIRSEETFTGFHNYQVILTNTRFWYSLFITLSFTIVSICLEAVLGLCLGLMMNRLSPGNSFFRICILIPWTIPTVVTARIWQWMFDYNLGIINYLLELLGIIRINWLGNPSLAFFSLIIADVWKTAPFVAIIVLAGLSAIPQEIYKASVIDGTNSWQRFRFITLPLLLPILGVAVLFRTIDALRIFDLVYVLTGGGPGGSTETLSVYAYKLFFYKGDFGQGAATSVIILLLVAGFGYFYTKKSFGERIR; this comes from the coding sequence ATGAATTCGCAGAGGACTAAGCTTCCTTATCTATTTTTACTGCCTGGTGCAATGCTGCTAATAGCATTTCATTTTGTTCCATTCATAAACACTCTTACCCTTTCATTCAAAAATTCAAAACTCATTCGATCCGAGGAAACATTTACCGGTTTTCATAATTATCAGGTAATTTTGACGAATACCCGTTTTTGGTATTCACTCTTTATTACCCTTTCTTTTACCATCGTTTCAATATGTCTGGAAGCTGTTCTGGGTTTATGTCTGGGACTTATGATGAACCGGCTATCTCCGGGAAACAGTTTTTTCAGAATCTGTATACTTATCCCCTGGACAATCCCGACGGTAGTAACCGCCAGGATATGGCAATGGATGTTTGACTATAATTTGGGTATCATAAATTATCTTTTAGAATTACTGGGAATAATAAGAATAAACTGGCTCGGGAATCCATCTTTGGCCTTCTTTTCCCTTATCATTGCAGATGTCTGGAAGACGGCCCCTTTTGTGGCTATTATTGTTTTAGCAGGTCTTTCTGCCATCCCGCAGGAAATATATAAGGCATCTGTCATTGATGGTACGAATAGCTGGCAGCGATTCCGTTTCATAACTTTACCGTTGCTATTACCAATATTAGGCGTGGCCGTCCTCTTCAGGACAATAGATGCCCTGAGGATATTCGATCTCGTTTATGTCCTCACAGGCGGTGGACCGGGAGGTTCTACAGAAACCTTATCTGTTTATGCTTACAAACTCTTCTTCTACAAGGGTGACTTTGGACAGGGCGCTGCCACATCGGTAATCATCTTGCTCCTGGTAGCGGGATTTGGTTATTTTTATACAAAAAAATCCTTCGGGGAAAGGATACGATGA
- a CDS encoding carbohydrate ABC transporter permease, whose amino-acid sequence MGPFFWIFLTSVKLPVQVMQLPPVFPVTYTIGAYKNVLLGSNFPYYLFNSFMVSLSTVLITIPFSLLAAYGVSRFSFRGKTFILFMIIVLFTLPTISLVAALYKLFYTLGWINLPISLICTYSAHNFPLAFFLMVKYLDKIPFEMDSAALIDGCTHFQAFRYIITPMSLPGILSAAVLVFIFCWNEFLFALTFTPDESTRMASVGIALFEGTYEVPWGDIAAASVVVTLPLLIFLMIFQKYIIRGLTSGAVKE is encoded by the coding sequence ATGGGACCTTTTTTTTGGATCTTCCTAACATCAGTTAAACTCCCTGTCCAGGTTATGCAATTGCCACCCGTATTCCCGGTTACTTACACTATTGGCGCATACAAAAATGTCCTTTTGGGAAGCAATTTTCCTTATTATCTGTTCAATAGTTTTATGGTCTCACTATCGACCGTATTGATCACAATACCCTTCTCACTCCTTGCTGCATATGGAGTGTCACGATTCTCATTCAGAGGGAAAACTTTTATCTTATTTATGATTATCGTTCTGTTCACCCTTCCTACCATAAGCCTTGTTGCTGCCCTCTATAAACTCTTTTATACCCTTGGCTGGATCAATCTGCCCATTTCGCTTATCTGCACTTACAGTGCTCATAATTTTCCTCTGGCTTTTTTCCTCATGGTAAAATATCTGGACAAAATCCCATTCGAGATGGACAGCGCCGCACTAATAGATGGCTGTACCCATTTCCAGGCCTTTCGATATATCATCACACCCATGTCGCTACCGGGCATTCTCTCAGCAGCGGTTCTTGTTTTCATCTTTTGCTGGAATGAATTCCTTTTCGCCCTCACCTTTACCCCGGATGAATCGACACGGATGGCATCGGTAGGGATTGCCCTATTTGAGGGTACCTATGAGGTCCCCTGGGGAGATATTGCCGCTGCCTCTGTCGTGGTAACACTTCCGCTCCTTATCTTTTTAATGATCTTCCAGAAATATATTATACGTGGATTAACTAGCGGTGCCGTGAAAGAATGA
- a CDS encoding ABC transporter ATP-binding protein, whose amino-acid sequence MRIRLQDLTKRYRHTIAVNNLNLDIQSGEFLVVLGSSGSGKSTTLNMIAGLETPASGYIFFNEHIVNQIPPGKRDVALVFQNYALYPHMKVYDNIAFPLRIRKEKEMQQKIIRTAKMLELNVLLQKYPKELSGGEKQRVALARALVRNPQVFLMDEPLSNLDARLRLSARGELKKLQRNRNITTVYVTHDQIEALTLGDRIAIMDKGRLQQIGTPDEIYQKPQNTFVASFVGTPPMNMAQINKLSTHSFTLGEILIEYPTFFPNKNNLILGIRPEKLIVVQADLSSEKETNIPFTIPCTVEHTEYLGHESIIHVKITQDITWYVKTFVEGIKISDRVNLQFSPDTIHWFDPITKTRIE is encoded by the coding sequence ATGAGAATAAGATTACAAGACCTTACGAAACGATACAGACATACCATCGCCGTTAACAATTTAAACTTAGATATACAGAGCGGCGAATTTCTGGTTGTGCTGGGATCCAGCGGCAGTGGAAAATCTACCACATTAAATATGATAGCAGGTCTGGAAACACCTGCTTCGGGATACATTTTCTTTAATGAACATATTGTTAATCAAATCCCTCCGGGGAAAAGAGATGTTGCCCTGGTCTTCCAGAATTACGCCTTATATCCCCACATGAAGGTCTACGACAATATTGCCTTTCCCCTGAGAATACGAAAGGAAAAGGAAATGCAACAGAAGATTATCAGAACGGCAAAGATGTTAGAGTTAAATGTCTTATTGCAAAAGTATCCGAAAGAACTTTCCGGAGGAGAGAAACAACGGGTAGCGTTGGCAAGGGCGCTTGTGCGGAACCCACAGGTCTTTCTGATGGATGAACCGCTGAGCAATCTTGATGCGCGACTTCGGCTTTCAGCTCGGGGAGAGTTAAAGAAACTTCAAAGGAATCGCAATATAACAACTGTCTATGTCACCCACGACCAGATCGAAGCGCTTACCCTGGGGGATCGCATAGCCATCATGGACAAAGGGAGGTTACAACAGATTGGCACACCGGATGAAATATATCAGAAACCCCAAAACACCTTCGTTGCCAGCTTTGTAGGAACCCCACCGATGAACATGGCTCAAATAAACAAGCTCAGCACACATTCCTTTACCCTTGGAGAAATCCTCATTGAGTACCCAACCTTTTTCCCAAACAAAAACAATCTCATCCTCGGCATACGCCCTGAAAAGTTAATCGTTGTGCAAGCAGATCTCTCTTCTGAGAAAGAAACAAACATACCTTTTACCATACCCTGCACAGTAGAACACACAGAATACCTTGGTCACGAATCAATAATTCATGTTAAAATTACCCAGGATATAACCTGGTATGTAAAAACTTTTGTTGAAGGAATAAAAATAAGTGATCGGGTAAACTTACAATTCTCCCCTGATACTATTCACTGGTTTGATCCGATAACGAAAACAAGGATAGAATAG
- a CDS encoding universal stress protein — protein sequence MKHIVVTTDFSAEAESAFDYAKEIAQLIGKDKCKITLLKVIDEVAPANVTFAFGLSIVDMLEMLHRQTSEKMREIAEKHFADFPVEISVIKPTKPVYAEITEFAKTNNVDLIVISTHGRTGVKHLLLGSVAEQVVRQSPCPVTVVPIKSSNKN from the coding sequence ATGAAACATATTGTTGTCACAACCGATTTTTCTGCAGAGGCTGAATCAGCATTTGATTATGCAAAAGAGATTGCCCAACTCATTGGAAAAGATAAGTGCAAAATTACCCTTTTAAAAGTAATAGATGAAGTGGCGCCGGCAAATGTTACCTTTGCGTTTGGGTTATCAATTGTTGATATGTTAGAGATGCTACACAGACAAACTTCAGAGAAAATGAGAGAAATAGCAGAAAAACATTTTGCTGATTTCCCTGTAGAAATCTCGGTGATTAAACCCACCAAACCTGTGTATGCAGAAATAACTGAATTCGCTAAAACTAATAATGTTGATCTGATTGTAATATCGACACATGGGCGAACTGGGGTAAAACACTTATTGTTAGGAAGCGTGGCAGAACAGGTAGTACGCCAATCTCCATGCCCTGTCACGGTCGTTCCGATAAAATCTTCCAATAAAAATTAA
- a CDS encoding ABC transporter substrate-binding protein has protein sequence MGVRLQNIIFLSMYTLLGLWVIYSFFRPGKTAEVVFSIGAGVNEIRLVKNLLEKFEVKNPTIKVKLNVLPAPTDQQHHYYLTTLGAKTSDIDVVRIDTIWIAEFASAGWLEPLDSYINIDHRKSFIPVTGKTNVFRSKLYAIPWNANIGLLYYRKDLLEKYNLNPPKTWEELIDSCTKISANEAVFGYLWQGKQYEGLVCNFIEFIGSNNGGILDENGRLTVNSVQNKIALDLMHDFIWKYRISPPNTHSELMEESSRHLFQQGHGLFLRNWTYVWDLCQEDPLLKGKIGVSQLPGFSQGNSATVYGGWHLAVNAGSKKKEQAWQLIDFLTSRKVQKELAMNLSWAPTRRALYNDPKLIQKLPFLSTVKMALKNIQVRPNLPYYQWISDILQKYVNKVLSGQMRSEEALKTIHKELEGIRNEFAED, from the coding sequence ATGGGCGTGAGATTACAGAATATAATCTTTCTATCTATGTATACCTTGCTTGGGCTATGGGTTATTTATTCTTTTTTCAGGCCGGGAAAAACAGCTGAGGTCGTTTTCAGTATTGGAGCAGGCGTTAACGAAATCAGACTGGTAAAGAATCTTCTGGAGAAATTCGAGGTAAAAAATCCTACCATAAAAGTTAAATTAAATGTCCTCCCTGCGCCGACGGATCAACAGCACCATTACTATCTTACCACGCTGGGAGCAAAAACCAGCGATATTGATGTGGTGAGAATTGATACGATCTGGATTGCCGAATTTGCATCAGCGGGCTGGTTAGAACCCCTGGATTCTTACATTAACATTGATCACCGCAAATCTTTCATTCCGGTAACCGGGAAAACCAACGTCTTTCGCAGCAAACTGTATGCTATTCCCTGGAACGCAAACATTGGCCTCTTATACTATAGAAAAGACCTTTTGGAAAAATACAACCTGAATCCTCCGAAGACGTGGGAAGAACTTATTGACTCATGTACAAAAATCTCTGCAAATGAGGCCGTTTTTGGTTATCTCTGGCAGGGAAAGCAATATGAAGGACTGGTCTGTAATTTCATCGAATTTATCGGCAGTAACAATGGAGGAATACTCGACGAAAATGGAAGATTGACTGTGAATTCTGTACAAAATAAAATAGCTTTGGACCTTATGCACGATTTCATCTGGAAGTATCGGATATCGCCGCCGAACACCCACAGTGAACTTATGGAGGAATCCTCAAGACACCTATTTCAACAAGGTCATGGCCTTTTTTTAAGAAATTGGACCTATGTATGGGATTTGTGTCAGGAAGACCCACTATTAAAAGGGAAAATTGGGGTATCTCAGTTACCCGGATTTTCTCAGGGAAATTCTGCAACTGTGTATGGAGGATGGCACCTTGCTGTCAATGCCGGTTCAAAGAAAAAGGAACAGGCGTGGCAATTGATTGATTTTTTAACTTCACGGAAAGTACAAAAGGAATTAGCAATGAATTTATCCTGGGCGCCGACAAGACGAGCATTATATAATGACCCGAAACTTATACAGAAATTGCCTTTTCTTTCAACGGTGAAAATGGCTCTGAAAAACATTCAGGTCAGACCAAATCTTCCCTATTACCAATGGATCAGTGACATCTTACAAAAATACGTTAACAAGGTATTATCTGGTCAAATGAGGAGTGAAGAGGCATTAAAAACCATCCACAAAGAACTCGAAGGAATCAGAAATGAATTCGCAGAGGACTAA